A window of the Microplitis mediator isolate UGA2020A chromosome 5, iyMicMedi2.1, whole genome shotgun sequence genome harbors these coding sequences:
- the LOC130668756 gene encoding odorant receptor 4-like isoform X1 has product MTKSRISEYRAFHDFTKRLLTIGGLWPYDNTNIFYRLLPYVQIFLNLGMALVVYGFVQKHFSNVAVVTRGFGIMTSFVTAILKVMCLVINHNDLTKLHKSLDPYFEELLKNPKLLEHILKKVNIFRFLSWALGCCVFAVIAFYIITPLSFIISCYFHHVEIKKYPLIYPGSYPWKIPSSGFVYKAHFIFETLGSFALFFVTTSVDSLFTLYVFQIIGQLREISYCITHINHENDDGDFVIYKCIAQYEQLIKCREILEKIYGPVILWIMGTNAVILCALLFQVSQMKSITVIQGLLFTTYSILKMVQTFMYAWSGSCLTEESENYKDAIYSANWFGNKRFMTSIVILLTQRPLTLTACNFSIVSLRIFISVVNTTVSYFFLLQTLDSDD; this is encoded by the exons ATGACTAAAAGTAGAATATCCGAGTATCGAGCATTTCACGATTTTACTAAAAGACTACTGACTATTGGTGGTCTGTGGCCTTACGATAatactaacattttttatcgTCTCTTACCATAcgtacagatttttttaaatttgggaATGGCTTTAGTGGTATATGGTTTCGTGCAGAAACATTTTTCAAACGTCGCTGTTGTTACAAGAGGTTTTGGTATCATGACAAGTTTCGTAACAGCTATTTTGAag GTAATGTGTTTGGTAATCAATCACAACGATTTAACGAAGCTACACAAAAGTCTAGATCCGTATTTTGAAGAGTTAttgaaaaatccaaaattgttggagcatattttaaaaaaagtaaatatctTCAGATTCCTATCATGGGCTTTAGGTTGTTGTGTATTTGCAGTGATAGCATTTTACATAATCACTCCGTTGAGTTTTATAATAAGTTGCTATTTTCATCatgttgaaattaaaaaatatccactAATATACCCCGGCAGCTATCCATGGAAAATTCCATCAAGTGGATTCGTTTACAAAGctcattttatatttgaaacaCTTGGATCATTTGCATTATTTTTCGTTACAACGAGCGTTGATTCTTTGTTTACACTTTACGTTTTCCAAATAATTGGACAATTACGTGAAATCTCATACTGTATCACCCATATTAATCATGAAAATGATGATGGagattttgttatttataaatgtattgcTCAATacgaacaattaataaaatgccgcgaaatacttgaaaaaatttatggccCGGTTATTCTTTGGATAATGGGAACAAATGCTGTTATATTATGTGCATTATTATTTCAGGTATCACAG ATGAAAAGCATAACCGTCATACAAGGTTTATTATTCACTACTTACTCTATATTGAAAATGGTTCAAACATTTATGTATGCATGGAGTGGATCATGTTTAACAGAAGAg agTGAAAACTACAAAGATGCTATTTATTCTGCTAATTGGTTCGGAAATAAACGTTTTATGACATCTATTGTCATATTACTCACGCAAAGGCCTTTGACATTAACAGCTTGCAACTTTTCAATCGTTtctttaagaatttttatttcg gTTGTCAATACGACAGTTTCTTACTTTTTTCTGTTACAAACGCTCGATAgtgatgattaa
- the LOC130668756 gene encoding odorant receptor 4-like isoform X2, protein MTKSRISEYRAFHDFTKRLLTIGGLWPYDNTNIFYRLLPYVQIFLNLGMALVVYGFVQKHFSNVAVVTRGFGIMTSFVTAILKVMCLVINHNDLTKLHKSLDPYFEELLKNPKLLEHILKKVNIFRFLSWALGCCVFAVIAFYIITPLSFIISCYFHHVEIKKYPLIYPGSYPWKIPSSGFVYKAHFIFETLGSFALFFVTTSVDSLFTLYVFQIIGQLREISYCITHINHENDDGDFVIYKCIAQYEQLIKCREILEKIYGPVILWIMGTNAVILCALLFQMKSITVIQGLLFTTYSILKMVQTFMYAWSGSCLTEESENYKDAIYSANWFGNKRFMTSIVILLTQRPLTLTACNFSIVSLRIFISVVNTTVSYFFLLQTLDSDD, encoded by the exons ATGACTAAAAGTAGAATATCCGAGTATCGAGCATTTCACGATTTTACTAAAAGACTACTGACTATTGGTGGTCTGTGGCCTTACGATAatactaacattttttatcgTCTCTTACCATAcgtacagatttttttaaatttgggaATGGCTTTAGTGGTATATGGTTTCGTGCAGAAACATTTTTCAAACGTCGCTGTTGTTACAAGAGGTTTTGGTATCATGACAAGTTTCGTAACAGCTATTTTGAag GTAATGTGTTTGGTAATCAATCACAACGATTTAACGAAGCTACACAAAAGTCTAGATCCGTATTTTGAAGAGTTAttgaaaaatccaaaattgttggagcatattttaaaaaaagtaaatatctTCAGATTCCTATCATGGGCTTTAGGTTGTTGTGTATTTGCAGTGATAGCATTTTACATAATCACTCCGTTGAGTTTTATAATAAGTTGCTATTTTCATCatgttgaaattaaaaaatatccactAATATACCCCGGCAGCTATCCATGGAAAATTCCATCAAGTGGATTCGTTTACAAAGctcattttatatttgaaacaCTTGGATCATTTGCATTATTTTTCGTTACAACGAGCGTTGATTCTTTGTTTACACTTTACGTTTTCCAAATAATTGGACAATTACGTGAAATCTCATACTGTATCACCCATATTAATCATGAAAATGATGATGGagattttgttatttataaatgtattgcTCAATacgaacaattaataaaatgccgcgaaatacttgaaaaaatttatggccCGGTTATTCTTTGGATAATGGGAACAAATGCTGTTATATTATGTGCATTATTATTTCAG ATGAAAAGCATAACCGTCATACAAGGTTTATTATTCACTACTTACTCTATATTGAAAATGGTTCAAACATTTATGTATGCATGGAGTGGATCATGTTTAACAGAAGAg agTGAAAACTACAAAGATGCTATTTATTCTGCTAATTGGTTCGGAAATAAACGTTTTATGACATCTATTGTCATATTACTCACGCAAAGGCCTTTGACATTAACAGCTTGCAACTTTTCAATCGTTtctttaagaatttttatttcg gTTGTCAATACGACAGTTTCTTACTTTTTTCTGTTACAAACGCTCGATAgtgatgattaa